The following are encoded in a window of Brettanomyces bruxellensis chromosome 9, complete sequence genomic DNA:
- a CDS encoding uncharacterized protein (BUSCO:EOG092618UZ) yields MKNEIDRLSDLEDEVLAQLGTIRALKEKKQQEQTNLVNSDEEEDPRQINDNDQQTKYFAKRTSKISKNEKSLRRRLDDEKGRKGSTFLSLAMSLRKKKSEIDDELFDQKKVEQDLLSKRFYSFELGSDFHPLQQNVNEKDSYSGKILSIRYISNQLLKNCLKDCKIMRIENAFADIVSPDYNPPLCSNFVIFGIIANKTNEVTKSVGRKAKYMKVTLTNFRQQLTLSLFDKALKRYWKLRVGDVIGILNPQIWPYKAKGFGNGFTIFLKDNAQSIIEVGHSKDFGFCKAVKKDGSKCKVPIDISKSVYCEYHAELHFKRAASQRVELGSNVQMFSPRNSHGEKQVMLMNSDSKKVGKWDNRDQVLIDYSAPKKKEKNPGFSTPEAFKAFFNEHYTNKSSETKAERDKAQRDSFRREKNLRRKLAKVSGGENLRNLRIESKGERKKRIQVTRAAFSPSTMNQIGFDPTRRIYEFGKASSDNISGGRTKRILETLKKENSSTRKHLKPSKEYLEARKRKWSANMKELYIPKRKTKKKESTKFVNLIAETDSDSDSENDDFIFELQKLDNDAGRKFLAQKKKRSEIRNSL; encoded by the exons atgaaaaatgaaa TTGATAGGTTGTCGGACCTTGAGGATGAAGTCTTGGCCCAGCTTGGGACAATAAGAGCcctaaaagaaaaaaaacaacaagaaCAAACAAATTTGGTAAATtcagatgaagaggaagatccAAGACAAATTAACGACAATGATCAGCAGACGAAATACtttgcaaaaagaacatcCAAAATCTCAAAGAACGAAAAATCattaagaagaagattagatgatgaaaagggCAGGAAAGGTTCAACCTTCCTATCATTAGCAATGAGTctgaggaagaaaaaatctgaaattgatgatgagtTATTTGATCAGAAGAAGGTAGAACAAGATCTTTTGTCAAAAAGGTTTTACTCGTTTGAGCTTGGTAGTGATTTTCATCCATTACAACAGAATGTAAACGAAAAAGATAGCTATAGTGGAAAAATACTATCAATTCGATACATTTCCAATCAActattgaaaaattgccTCAAGGACTGTAAGATAATGAGAATAGAAAATGCCTTTGCGGACATAGTCTCTCCAGATTATAATCCCCCCCTATGCTCTAACTTTgtcatttttggaataatCGCAAATAAGACAAATGAAGTGACAAAGAGTGTGGGAAGAAAGGCAAAGTACATGAAGGTGACACTCACAAATTTTAGACAGCAGCTTACGCTATCTCTATTTGACAAAGCACTAAAAAGATACTGGAAGCTAAGAGTTGGAGATGTGATTGGGATTCTCAATCCTCAAATTTGGCCATACAAAGCGAAGGGTTTTGGCAACGGGTTTAccatatttttgaaagataATGCACAATCAATTATTGAAGTTGGCCACAGTAAGGACTTTGGCTTTTGTAAAGCCGTTAAGAAAGACGGATCAAAATGTAAGGTTCCCATTGACATTTCAAAAAGTGTTTACTGCGAATATCATGCCGAGCTTCATTTTAAAAGAGCAGCGTCACAAAGAGTGGAGCTAGGAAGCAATGTTCAAATGTTTAGCCCAAGAAACAGTCACGGTGAAAAGCAAGTTATGCTGATGAACTCGGATTCAAAGAAAGTCGGAAAATGGGATAATCGTGATCAAGTTTTAATTGATTATTCTGcaccaaagaaaaaggaaaaaaatccCGGGTTTTCGACTCCAGAGGCATTCaaagcatttttcaatgagCACTACACTAATAAGTCTTCTGAAACAAAGGCTGAAAGAGATAAAGCTCAAAGAGATTCTTTTAGAAGAGAGAAGAATTTAAGAAGAAAGCTGGCAAAAGTTAGCGGTGGTGAGAATCTTCGGAATTTAAGAATTGAGAGTAAaggggaaagaaaaaagagaattcAGGTGACTAGAGCAGCATTTTCTCCGTCTACCATGAATCAAATAGGATTTGATCCTACAAGACGAATCTACGAATTTGGTAAAGCATCCAGTGATAATATCAGTGGCGGACGAACAAAGAGGATACTAGAAACtcttaaaaaagaaaatagttCAACAAGAAAACATTTGAAGCCATCCAAGGAATACTTagaagcaagaaagaggaaatggAGTGCGAATATGAAGGAACTTTATATaccgaaaagaaaaaccaagaagaaagaaagcacaAAGTTTGTCAACTTGATTGCTGAAACAGATAGTGATAGTGACTCTGAGAATGACGACTTTATCTTTGAACTGCAGAAACTTGATAATGATGCCGGAAGAAAGTTTTTAGctcagaaaaagaagcgaTCAGAGATAAGAAATAGTTTATGA
- the IDP1_1 gene encoding Isocitrate dehydrogenase [NADP], mitochondrial precursor (Oxalosuccinate decarboxylase): MLSSIQRIAIKSRHVRPMTYQAIKTVIPGGQLNKSRCFSTSRFNLDKIKVKSPVVELDGDEMTRIIWSIIKKKLILPYLDIDLKYYDLSIKSRDATKDQITTDAAKAIKKYGVGIKCATITPDEARVKEFGLQKMWKSPNGTIRNILGGTVFREPIVIGSGPDKAPGDIEIPRLVPGWTKPIVIGRHAHGDQYKATDFIVPGAGKVEIKYTPKDGGDEKTYEVYNYEGPGVAMAMYNTDESIRGFAHACFKMALQRNIPMILSTKNTILKKYDGRFKDIFQEIFDKEYKTEFEAKGLTYQHRLIDDTVAQMMKSQGGFLMALKNYDGDVQSDIVAQGFGSLGLMSSVLMTPDGKAFESEAAHGTVTRHYRRYQKGEETSTNSIASIFAWTRGLAQRGLLDGSSNVVDFANTLEKCTLDTVSKDHIMTKDLALLVHQKNYATTEGFLDAVASNLARKVKV; the protein is encoded by the coding sequence ATGCTTTCCTCAATCCAGCGCATAGCCATAAAGTCTAGGCATGTCAGGCCTATGACTTATCAAGCGATAAAGACTGTCATTCCAGGTGGACAACTTAATAAGTCGCGCTGCTTTTCTACTAGCAGATTTAATCTCgataaaattaaagttAAGAGTCCTGTTGTGGAATTAGATGGAGATGAGATGACCAGAATAATTTGGAGTATAAttaagaagaagttgattcTTCCGTACCTGGATATCGACTTAAAGTACTATGACTTAAGCATCAAGTCACGTGATGCTACTAAGGATCAGATAACCACGGACGCAGCAAAGGCCATTAAAAAATACGGTGTTGGAATAAAATGTGCAACGATAACACCAGACGAAGCTCGTGTGAAAGAGTTTGGCCTTCAAAAAATGTGGAAATCGCCCAATGGAACAAtcagaaatattttggGTGGAACTGTTTTCAGGGAGCCAATTGTGATAGGCTCTGGACCGGATAAAGCACCGGGTGATATTGAGATCCCAAGATTAGTTCCTGGCTGGACCAAACCTATAGTTATAGGTAGACATGCCCATGGTGACCAGTACAAGGCCACAGACTTTATCGTTCCGGGAGCTGGAAAAGTGGAAATTAAGTACACTCCAAAGGACGGAGGTGACGAAAAAACGTACGAGGTTTATAATTACGAGGGACCCGGGGTTGCTATGGCAATGTACAATACGGATGAATCTATTCGGGGATTTGCACACGCTTGCTTTAAGATGGCTTTGCAGAGAAATATTCCTATGATTCTATCCACAAAGAATACAATTCTAAAGAAGTATGATGGACGCTTTAAGGATATTTTCCAGGAGATCTTTGATAAGGAGTACAAGACCGAGTTTGAGGCAAAGGGATTAACTTATCAGCATCGGCTAATAGATGATACAGTTGCACAGATGATGAAGTCACAGGGTGGCTTTTTGATGGCTTTAAAGAACTATGATGGTGATGTTCAGTCTGATATTGTGGCGCAGGGATTCGGCTCACTTGGACTGATGTCATCCGTTCTTATGACCCCTGATGGCAAGGCTTTTGAATCAGAGGCAGCTCATGGAACAGTTACCAGACATTATAGACGTTATCAGAAGGGTGAAGAGACTTCAACAAACTCTATTGCATCTATCTTTGCATGGACTCGGGGATTGGCTCAGAGGGGTCTGCTGGACGGAAGCTCTAATGTTGTTGATTTTGCAAATACGTTGGAGAAGTGTACTCTTGACACAGTTTCCAAAGATCACATAATGACAAAGGACCTTGCACTTCTTGTTCATCAAAAGAATTATGCTACCACAGAAGGATTTTTGGATGCTGTTGCTTCGAACCTAGCA